The following are encoded together in the Geobacter sulfurreducens PCA genome:
- a CDS encoding right-handed parallel beta-helix repeat-containing protein: MSLARIAALSLTLLSALLFGLPAGAIAGVITSDTVWQGNVTVTEDVVVPEGVTLTVRAGTVVTVAAAESTKTDPEYLSPLTEITIRGRLAVEGTVTAPVRFSGQEKRAGSWAGILIDGGTAAIRECLVADADSGISVAEGTLHLSSSTLRENRYGLVAQGAASRITVEGARIIENDYGVLSLQGARVTAHATEVARNRKKDAHTAAVRPHTLPKGPPVNEEAPVSRRYQDMVLLGETLWQGRILVDGTVRVPEGSRLVILPGTIVEFTRRDTNGDGIGENGIMIQGRLLAKGTPDRPITFRSAEKDRRMGDWDAVNIMNSSAGQNLVEHCRIEHAYRGLHFHFSTVAIHNTTLTNNYRGIQFQESVVALHGNTLCGNKSGVQGRDSEVELVDNLLCGNQVGGNFFRTTLTVRGNRIVANGREGLRLREGAVTVRENLFDGNRFGLMAADLYHGEVNRNSISGNAETGISLKNVDSVEFAGNAVTANGLSGFNIQDSGSLITGNLIADNGERGMGILSFAGIISGNNFAGNGLYAIDLDGSGDVSAPGNWWGGRDPALVINDQRDDPRLGRVDYGRPGAAPTPFVWPLATVAADTVWRGVITVAVPTTVLPGAALTVAPGTTVQFAAGTGLEIKGKLLASGQRDGTIRFTSVDRKGPSDWNEILLEYATGSVISNCIVEYATWGIHSHFTDLAVTDCLIRHNYGGMRFRSGPVRIRRSIFRDNTIGIRSYIGNALIAENLITANETGIFVREKGGGLTVTGNSLVGNSGYNMRIGDFNDQDVNARGNWWGEGDPGGTIFDGRQEPGIGMVLYEPWLDKPGPVGPANGGTP; the protein is encoded by the coding sequence ATGTCGCTCGCCAGAATCGCCGCCCTTTCCCTGACGCTGCTGTCCGCCCTGCTGTTCGGCCTCCCCGCCGGCGCGATCGCCGGGGTGATAACGTCCGATACGGTCTGGCAGGGGAACGTCACGGTCACGGAAGACGTCGTCGTGCCCGAGGGGGTCACCCTGACCGTCCGGGCCGGCACCGTCGTCACGGTCGCGGCCGCGGAAAGCACCAAGACCGACCCCGAATATCTCTCGCCCCTCACGGAGATAACCATCCGGGGGAGGCTGGCGGTTGAGGGCACCGTGACGGCTCCGGTCCGGTTTTCCGGCCAGGAGAAGAGGGCGGGAAGCTGGGCGGGAATCCTCATCGACGGCGGCACCGCCGCCATCAGGGAATGCCTGGTCGCCGACGCCGACAGCGGGATCTCCGTGGCGGAGGGGACGCTGCATCTCTCCTCGTCGACGCTTCGGGAAAACCGGTACGGCCTGGTGGCGCAGGGGGCAGCGTCGCGGATCACGGTGGAGGGGGCGAGGATCATCGAGAACGATTACGGCGTCCTATCCCTTCAGGGTGCCCGGGTGACCGCCCATGCCACCGAGGTGGCCCGCAACCGGAAGAAAGACGCCCACACGGCAGCGGTCCGGCCCCACACCCTGCCGAAGGGGCCGCCGGTCAACGAGGAGGCGCCGGTCAGCCGCCGGTACCAGGACATGGTCCTGCTGGGCGAGACCCTGTGGCAGGGGAGAATCCTGGTGGACGGCACGGTGAGGGTGCCGGAGGGGAGCCGCCTGGTCATCCTGCCGGGAACGATCGTCGAGTTTACCCGGCGGGACACCAACGGCGACGGCATCGGCGAAAACGGGATCATGATCCAGGGGCGCCTTTTGGCCAAGGGGACTCCCGACCGGCCCATCACCTTCCGTTCCGCCGAAAAGGACCGGCGCATGGGCGACTGGGATGCCGTCAACATCATGAACAGCTCGGCAGGCCAGAACCTGGTGGAACACTGCCGGATTGAGCACGCCTACCGGGGACTTCACTTCCACTTCTCCACGGTGGCGATCCACAACACCACCCTCACGAACAATTACCGCGGCATCCAGTTCCAGGAGTCGGTGGTGGCCTTGCACGGCAACACCCTTTGCGGCAATAAGAGCGGGGTTCAGGGGCGCGATTCTGAGGTTGAACTGGTGGACAACCTGCTCTGCGGCAACCAGGTGGGAGGGAATTTCTTCCGCACCACCCTCACGGTCCGCGGGAACAGGATCGTGGCCAACGGCAGGGAAGGGCTCCGCCTGCGCGAAGGAGCGGTAACGGTCAGGGAGAACCTGTTCGACGGCAACCGGTTCGGCCTCATGGCGGCCGATCTCTACCACGGCGAGGTCAACCGCAACAGCATCTCCGGCAACGCCGAAACGGGCATCTCCCTGAAAAACGTCGACTCTGTCGAGTTCGCAGGCAACGCGGTGACGGCCAACGGCCTGAGCGGCTTCAACATCCAGGATTCCGGCTCCCTGATCACGGGGAACCTGATTGCCGACAACGGCGAACGGGGGATGGGAATCCTGTCCTTTGCCGGGATCATCAGCGGCAACAATTTCGCCGGGAACGGTCTCTATGCCATCGATCTGGACGGTAGCGGCGATGTTTCCGCCCCCGGCAACTGGTGGGGGGGACGGGACCCGGCCCTGGTGATCAACGACCAGCGGGACGATCCGCGGCTGGGGCGTGTCGATTACGGCCGGCCGGGGGCCGCTCCCACCCCCTTTGTCTGGCCGCTGGCGACCGTGGCCGCCGATACGGTCTGGCGCGGCGTCATCACCGTGGCCGTCCCCACGACGGTACTCCCCGGCGCGGCCCTGACCGTTGCCCCGGGAACAACGGTGCAGTTCGCCGCCGGCACCGGCCTTGAGATCAAGGGCAAGCTCCTTGCATCGGGACAACGGGACGGCACGATCCGGTTCACCTCAGTCGACCGCAAAGGGCCCTCCGACTGGAACGAAATCCTGCTGGAATACGCCACGGGAAGCGTCATCTCCAACTGCATCGTCGAGTACGCCACCTGGGGCATTCACAGTCATTTCACGGATCTCGCCGTCACCGATTGCCTGATTCGGCACAATTACGGCGGCATGCGCTTCAGAAGCGGCCCGGTCCGGATCCGCCGCTCGATCTTTCGGGACAACACCATCGGCATCCGCTCGTACATCGGCAACGCCCTCATCGCGGAGAACCTGATCACGGCGAATGAAACGGGGATCTTCGTGCGGGAGAAGGGGGGCGGGCTGACGGTGACGGGCAACAGTCTCGTGGGCAACAGCGGCTACAACATGCGGATCGGCGATTTCAACGACCAGGACGTGAACGCCCGGGGCAACTGGTGGGGCGAGGGGGATCCGGGCGGGACGATCTTTGACGGCCGCCAGGAGCCGGGCATCGGCATGGTCCTCTACGAGCCCTGGCTGGACAAGCCGGGCCCGGTTGGGCCGGCAAACGGAGGGACGCCATGA